From the genome of Papaver somniferum cultivar HN1 chromosome 2, ASM357369v1, whole genome shotgun sequence, one region includes:
- the LOC113353328 gene encoding GDSL esterase/lipase At4g16230-like: MGVYTNVHVLLEVLFFTSLLLKSCSALERFSSNYVFGDSLVDVGNNNYIATFSKSNYLPNGLDFPPGRNPTGRFCNGRTVVDNIGLELGWRTFTPAYLAPTTVGDVVLDGVNYASAASGILRGTGRNYVGRINNDAQIDNFAKTRQYIISRMGSSAASEHFGNALFSFTTGSNDFINNYLLSHTTAILISPETFVNQMIGRFNVQLRRLYDMGARRIIVVNVGPIGCIPDQRDKNPLARNSCVDLPNQLAILFNKKLKTLIMDLNSDLPQSKLLYADIYHIVSDIIRNYQSYGFENSNSACCRLSGRFGGLVPCLPPSVVCPNRSKYVFWDSFHPTDATNVIIAKRVFEGGPNDIYPMNIRQLLQAN; encoded by the exons ATGGGTGTTTACACAAATGTTCATGTTCTTCTTGAAGTTTTATTTTTTACCTCATTGTTGCTCAAGTCTTGTTCAGCTCTAGAAAGATTTTCTTCTAATTATGTTTTTGGAGATTCTTTGGTTGATGTTGGTAACAATAACTACATTGCAACTTTTTCCAAGTCAAATTACTTACCAAATGGACTTGATTTCCCTCCCGGACGTAATCCTACTGGAAGGTTTTGTAATGGAAGAACGGTCGTTGACAATATAG GTCTAGAATTGGGCTGGAGAACTTTTACTCCGGCATACTTGGCACCAACTACAGTTGGAGATGTTGTCCTTGATGGAGTTAATTACGCATCCGCAGCTAGTGGAATTCTTAGAGGAACAGGCAGAAATTAC GTTGGACGTATCAACAATGACGCACAGATAGATAACTTCGCTAAAACAAGGCAATACATAATCTCAAGAATGGGTTCTTCTGCGGCTTCGGAACATTTCGGGAACGCTTTATTCTCTTTCACAACTGGTTCTAATGATTTCATTAATAACTACTTGTTAAGTCATACAACTGCAATCTTGATTAGCCCAGAGACGTTTGTAAATCAAATGATTGGAAGATTCAATGTGCAATTAAGA AGACTGTATGATATGGGTGCTAGGAGGATTATCGTTGTAAATGTAGGACCAATTGGTTGCATTCCTGACCAACGGGATAAGAACCCATTGGCCAGAAATTCATGTGTTGATTTACCGAATCAATTAGCAATATTATTCAACAAAAAGTTGAAGACTCTGATAATGGATTTGAATTCAGATCTACCACAATCTAAGCTCTTATATGCAGATATTTACCACATTGTTTCTGACATCATTCGGAATTATCAATCTTACG GTTTCGAGAATTCCAATAGTGCATGTTGTAGACTTTCTGGTAGGTTTGGGGGTTTGGTTCCATGTCTTCCACCATCTGTAGTTTGTCCGAACCGATCTAAGTATGTATTTTGGGATTCATTCCATCCGACTGATGCTACTAATGTCATCATCGCCAAGAGAGTATTCGAGGGAGGTCCTAACGACATATACCCGATGAATATTCGACAACTATTGCAGGCTAATTAG